A genomic segment from Quadrisphaera sp. RL12-1S encodes:
- a CDS encoding metal ABC transporter ATP-binding protein, whose translation MSTGPAPGRGPVLSLRGAGLRYGEHEVWRDLDLDVHPGELVAVLGPNGSGKTSLVRAVLGQQPLTDGSVEVQGRAPRAGSASIGYVPQQRLIDPMTPLRARDLVRQGIDGHRWGVPLPSRKVRTRVDDLLASVGATAYGDVPVGLLSGGEQQRIRIAQAVATDPALLLCDEPLLSLDLAHQREVVGVVDSRRRTGTAVLFVTHEINPVLDVVDKVLYLAPAGHRVGTPDEVLTSESLTELYGTRVEVLRHAGRVLIAATGEHVSRYGTRPSADHAHHPHDEERPA comes from the coding sequence GTGAGCACCGGTCCGGCGCCCGGCCGCGGCCCGGTCCTCTCGCTGCGGGGGGCCGGGCTGCGCTACGGGGAGCACGAGGTCTGGCGGGACCTGGACCTCGACGTCCACCCCGGGGAGCTGGTCGCCGTGCTGGGGCCCAACGGCTCGGGCAAGACGAGCCTCGTGCGCGCGGTGCTGGGCCAGCAGCCGCTCACGGACGGGAGCGTGGAGGTGCAGGGCCGTGCGCCGCGGGCGGGCTCGGCGTCCATCGGCTACGTGCCGCAGCAGCGCCTGATCGACCCCATGACGCCGCTGCGCGCGCGCGACCTGGTGCGTCAGGGCATCGACGGCCACCGGTGGGGCGTCCCGCTGCCGAGCAGGAAGGTGCGGACCCGCGTGGACGACCTCCTCGCCTCCGTCGGGGCGACCGCCTACGGCGACGTGCCCGTGGGCCTGCTGTCCGGCGGGGAGCAGCAGCGCATCCGCATCGCCCAGGCGGTCGCCACCGACCCGGCGCTCCTGCTGTGCGACGAGCCCCTGCTCTCCCTCGACCTGGCCCACCAGCGCGAGGTGGTCGGGGTGGTCGACAGCCGGCGCCGCACCGGCACGGCCGTCCTCTTCGTGACCCACGAGATCAACCCCGTCCTCGACGTCGTCGACAAGGTCCTCTACCTGGCCCCGGCCGGCCACCGGGTCGGCACGCCCGACGAGGTGCTGACCTCGGAGTCGCTGACGGAGCTGTACGGCACCCGCGTGGAGGTCCTCCGGCACGCCGGCCGCGTGCTCATCGCCGCCACGGGCGAGCACGTCAGCCGCTACGGCACCCGGCCCTCCGCCGACCACGCCCACCACCCCCACGACGAGGAGCGACCCGCATGA
- a CDS encoding metal ABC transporter permease — MSWDAVINFDDYSRLLPLVTNSLWAAAALGLVGGLVGVLVTARDMAFAVHGISELSFAGAAAALLVGVDVVLGSVVGSLLAAVLIGLLGVRARDRNSIIGVLMPFGLGLGVLFLALYPGRSANKFGLLTGQVVAVDDPQLLTMLATAAVVLAVLAVVWRPLLFASVDPAGAAARGVPVRALSLVFMVVLGLSVAMAVQVVGALLVLSLLITPAAAATRVSASPLWVPVLSVAFAVTSAVGGILLALGGTVPISPFVTTISFAIYVVCRVVGARRGRRGWTRRRPAPAPAEAEQPAGLAGSPV, encoded by the coding sequence ATGAGCTGGGACGCCGTCATCAACTTCGACGACTACTCGCGGCTGCTGCCGCTGGTCACCAACTCGCTGTGGGCGGCGGCCGCGCTCGGGCTGGTGGGCGGGCTCGTCGGGGTGCTCGTGACCGCCCGCGACATGGCCTTCGCCGTCCACGGGATCTCCGAGCTGAGCTTCGCGGGGGCGGCGGCCGCGCTGCTGGTCGGGGTCGACGTGGTGCTGGGGTCGGTGGTCGGCTCGCTGCTCGCCGCGGTGCTCATCGGGCTCCTGGGCGTGAGGGCCCGCGACAGGAACTCGATCATCGGCGTCCTCATGCCGTTCGGGCTGGGGCTGGGCGTCCTCTTCCTGGCCCTGTACCCGGGGCGCTCGGCCAACAAGTTCGGCCTGCTCACCGGCCAGGTCGTGGCCGTGGACGACCCGCAGCTGCTCACCATGCTCGCCACGGCCGCCGTGGTGCTGGCGGTCCTGGCCGTGGTGTGGCGGCCTCTGCTGTTCGCCAGCGTCGACCCCGCCGGCGCGGCGGCGCGCGGCGTGCCCGTGCGCGCCCTGTCGCTGGTCTTCATGGTGGTGCTCGGCCTCTCGGTGGCCATGGCGGTGCAGGTGGTGGGCGCGCTGCTGGTCCTCTCGCTGCTCATCACCCCGGCAGCCGCCGCCACCCGGGTGTCGGCCTCCCCGCTGTGGGTCCCCGTCCTCTCGGTGGCCTTCGCGGTCACCTCGGCCGTCGGCGGGATCCTGCTGGCTCTGGGGGGCACGGTGCCCATCAGCCCCTTCGTCACCACGATCTCGTTCGCCATCTACGTGGTGTGCCGGGTGGTCGGCGCCCGCCGCGGCCGGCGCGGCTGGACCCGGCGCCGTCCCGCCCCCGCGCCCGCCGAGGCCGAGCAGCCGGCCGGGCTGGCCGGGTCGCCGGTCTGA
- a CDS encoding putative protein N(5)-glutamine methyltransferase, with product MGPVLEVRGGLVRRLRAAGCVFAEEEADLLLAQASSAGGLEALVRRREGGEPLELVLGWAAFAGLRVGTAAGVFVPRRRSELLVREGLGALAGAHAAVVVDLCCGTGAVGLAVAVAAARAGVAVRLHAADVDPLATACAAQNLRDVPGAQVHTGDLFAALPGALRGRVDLLLVNAPYVPTGRVALMPPEARDHEPLTALDGGADGLDVHRRVAAGAGTWLAPGGALVLETSEPQAAGTLAACRAGGLSATAVHDDDLEASCVLARA from the coding sequence CTGGGCCCCGTGCTGGAGGTCCGCGGAGGTCTCGTGCGGCGGCTGCGGGCCGCCGGGTGCGTCTTCGCCGAGGAGGAGGCCGACCTCCTGCTCGCGCAGGCCAGCTCGGCCGGTGGCCTCGAGGCGCTGGTGCGTCGCCGCGAGGGCGGTGAGCCGCTGGAGCTGGTCCTGGGGTGGGCGGCCTTCGCGGGCCTGCGCGTGGGCACCGCCGCGGGGGTCTTCGTGCCGCGTCGGCGCAGCGAGCTGCTCGTGCGCGAGGGCCTCGGGGCCCTCGCCGGCGCGCACGCCGCCGTCGTCGTCGACCTGTGCTGCGGGACGGGCGCGGTGGGGCTGGCGGTGGCGGTCGCCGCCGCGCGCGCAGGGGTGGCCGTGCGGCTGCACGCCGCCGACGTCGACCCGCTGGCCACGGCCTGCGCCGCCCAGAACCTGCGGGACGTCCCCGGAGCGCAGGTGCACACCGGGGACCTCTTCGCGGCGCTGCCCGGCGCGCTGCGCGGTCGGGTGGACCTGCTGCTGGTCAACGCGCCCTACGTGCCCACCGGGCGGGTGGCCCTCATGCCGCCGGAGGCCCGCGACCACGAGCCCCTGACCGCCCTGGACGGCGGGGCGGACGGCCTGGACGTGCACCGCCGGGTGGCGGCCGGTGCGGGGACCTGGCTCGCGCCCGGCGGGGCGCTGGTGCTGGAGACGAGCGAGCCGCAGGCCGCGGGGACGCTGGCCGCCTGCCGCGCCGGCGGGCTGAGCGCGACGGCCGTCCACGACGACGACCTGGAGGCGTCGTGCGTGCTCGCCAGGGCCTAG
- a CDS encoding hemolysin family protein, giving the protein MTELLLLLTAAALVVACGLFVAAEFSLLTVDRATVERDAEGGDRRAAGTLSALRSLSTQLSGAQVGITITNLAIGYLAEPAVGRLVAPWLEGAGITGGAATATSLALALAVSTLGTMVFGELVPKNLAISLPYATAYAVQGFSRGFARGMAWPIRALNGLADAVLRGVFRTEPAEELASARSADELLSLVRRSAEQGTLEEETAALVQRTLAFSDRRAVDVMTPRIRVRTLSGDDDLTELVAAVHDSGRSRFPVTGTDQDDVLGVVHARQALLVPPEEAGSVLLRDVAVEPALVPETLELDELLDQLKDSPLQLAVVVDEYGGFAGVVTFEDLVEEIVGEVVDEHDVVTSAVREDGEGGWLVSGLLRPDEVAAGTGVHLPEHPDYETVAGLVLRELGRLPEVGAVTRVPVTTDDVDDDGLPVERWCELRVEARDGLRLEGVHLRLLEPGAVPPGGAEDQR; this is encoded by the coding sequence GTGACAGAGCTGCTCCTCCTGCTCACCGCCGCCGCGCTGGTCGTGGCCTGCGGGCTGTTCGTGGCCGCCGAGTTCTCGCTGCTCACGGTGGACCGGGCCACGGTCGAGCGGGACGCCGAGGGCGGAGACCGCCGCGCGGCGGGCACGCTGAGCGCGCTGCGCAGCCTGTCCACGCAGCTGTCGGGCGCCCAGGTGGGCATCACCATCACCAACCTCGCCATCGGCTACCTCGCCGAGCCGGCCGTCGGGCGGCTGGTGGCGCCGTGGCTCGAGGGCGCCGGCATCACCGGGGGCGCCGCGACCGCGACGTCGCTGGCGCTGGCCCTGGCGGTCTCGACGCTCGGCACCATGGTCTTCGGCGAGCTGGTGCCGAAGAACCTCGCCATCTCCCTGCCCTACGCCACCGCCTACGCGGTCCAGGGCTTCAGCCGGGGCTTCGCCCGGGGCATGGCCTGGCCCATCCGCGCCCTCAACGGGCTGGCCGACGCGGTGCTGCGGGGCGTCTTCCGCACCGAGCCGGCCGAGGAGCTGGCGTCCGCGCGCTCCGCCGACGAGCTGCTGTCCCTGGTCCGCCGCTCGGCGGAGCAGGGGACGCTGGAGGAGGAGACCGCGGCCCTCGTGCAGCGCACCCTGGCGTTCTCCGACCGCCGTGCCGTGGACGTCATGACCCCGCGGATCAGGGTCCGCACGCTCTCCGGAGACGACGACCTCACCGAGCTGGTGGCCGCCGTCCACGACTCCGGCCGCTCCCGCTTCCCCGTGACCGGCACCGACCAGGACGACGTGCTGGGCGTGGTGCACGCGCGCCAGGCCCTGCTGGTGCCACCGGAGGAGGCCGGGTCGGTCCTCCTGCGCGACGTGGCGGTGGAGCCCGCGCTGGTGCCGGAGACCCTCGAGCTGGACGAGCTGCTCGACCAGCTCAAGGACTCGCCGCTGCAGCTGGCGGTGGTGGTGGACGAGTACGGGGGCTTCGCGGGCGTGGTCACCTTCGAGGACCTCGTGGAGGAGATCGTCGGCGAGGTGGTCGACGAGCACGACGTGGTGACCTCCGCGGTGCGGGAGGACGGCGAGGGCGGCTGGCTGGTGTCCGGGCTGCTGCGCCCCGACGAGGTAGCGGCCGGCACCGGCGTGCACCTGCCCGAGCACCCCGACTACGAGACGGTGGCAGGCCTGGTGCTGCGCGAGCTGGGGCGCCTGCCCGAGGTCGGTGCGGTGACCCGCGTGCCCGTCACCACCGACGACGTCGACGACGACGGGCTCCCCGTCGAGCGCTGGTGCGAGCTGCGCGTGGAGGCCCGTGACGGCCTGCGCCTGGAGGGCGTGCACCTGCGCCTGCTCGAGCCGGGCGCGGTGCCCCCCGGCGGCGCGGAGGACCAGCGGTGA
- a CDS encoding hemolysin family protein, whose product MSDGLAIVLALVLLGLNAFFVGAEFAVISARRSSVELLAAGGSRAARTTLKAMEDVTSMLSCAQLGITLCSLGLGAVGEPAVAHQLEPLFAAVGLPEALVHPVAFAIALALVVTAHVVLGEVVPKNLALAGPDRAALVLAPPLRALAMVLRPVIAVSNAIANLALRLVKVEPKGEVTSAYTREEVAGLVAEARSEGLLEEDVEELTTAALGFADRTAAAVLLPLGSLATLPRGATVAAVQDAAARTGFSRFPIDDGAGGLSGYVHVKDVLTLDLRARAAQVPSRYVRDLATVSDDDALRPVLRRMQETGAHLARVEDAHGQLLGVATLEDVLEELVGEVRAGAAASAAPVPRATR is encoded by the coding sequence GTGAGCGACGGGCTGGCCATCGTCCTGGCGCTGGTGCTGCTGGGCCTCAACGCCTTCTTCGTGGGCGCGGAGTTCGCGGTGATCTCCGCGCGGCGCTCCTCGGTCGAGCTGCTGGCCGCGGGCGGCAGCCGCGCGGCGCGCACCACCCTCAAGGCCATGGAGGACGTCACCTCCATGCTCTCCTGCGCCCAGCTGGGCATCACCCTGTGCTCCCTCGGCCTCGGCGCCGTGGGCGAGCCCGCCGTGGCCCACCAGCTGGAGCCGCTCTTCGCCGCCGTCGGCCTGCCGGAGGCGCTGGTGCACCCGGTGGCCTTCGCGATCGCGCTCGCCCTGGTGGTGACGGCGCACGTGGTGCTCGGCGAGGTGGTGCCCAAGAACCTCGCGCTGGCGGGCCCGGACCGCGCGGCGCTCGTGCTGGCGCCGCCGCTGCGGGCGCTGGCGATGGTGCTGCGCCCGGTGATCGCGGTCTCCAACGCCATCGCGAACCTCGCGCTGCGCCTGGTCAAGGTGGAGCCGAAGGGTGAGGTGACCAGCGCGTACACCCGTGAGGAGGTGGCCGGCCTGGTGGCCGAGGCCCGCTCGGAGGGCCTCCTGGAGGAGGACGTCGAGGAGCTGACCACCGCGGCGCTCGGCTTCGCCGACCGGACGGCCGCGGCGGTGCTGCTGCCGCTCGGCTCGCTGGCCACGCTGCCGCGCGGGGCCACCGTGGCGGCCGTGCAGGACGCCGCGGCCCGCACCGGCTTCTCCCGCTTCCCGATCGACGACGGCGCGGGCGGCCTGTCCGGCTACGTGCACGTCAAGGACGTGCTCACGCTCGACCTGCGGGCCCGGGCGGCCCAGGTGCCCTCCCGCTACGTGCGCGACCTGGCGACCGTCTCCGACGACGACGCGCTGCGCCCGGTGCTCCGGCGCATGCAGGAGACCGGCGCGCACCTGGCGCGCGTGGAGGACGCCCACGGGCAGCTGCTGGGGGTGGCGACGCTCGAGGACGTGCTCGAGGAGCTGGTGGGCGAGGTGCGGGCGGGTGCCGCGGCGTCCGCCGCTCCCGTCCCGCGCGCCACGCGCTGA
- a CDS encoding GAF and ANTAR domain-containing protein: protein MSVDVAYAELGRILLDRTPLNAVLQRVAELARDSVPGVDEASVTLVQGRRATSVAFTGSLAVQLDERQYELGFGPCMDAAMSGQTIAIRNTSLGDQAYPGFSEVAARAGVRATLSVGLAVPGRTVGALNLYDTGGEGVLSEESREVATVFAGHAAIALTNALAVESTRELAEQLQRAMASRAVIEQAKGVVAVQRRVTPEQAFALLSRRSQDSNRKLAELAGEVVEAVSQGRDTGW from the coding sequence ATGTCGGTCGACGTCGCCTACGCCGAGCTGGGAAGGATCCTCCTCGACAGGACGCCGCTGAACGCCGTGCTCCAGCGCGTCGCCGAGCTCGCCCGCGACTCGGTGCCGGGCGTCGACGAGGCCTCGGTGACGCTGGTGCAGGGGCGTCGCGCGACGTCCGTGGCGTTCACCGGCAGCCTGGCCGTGCAGCTGGACGAGCGCCAGTACGAGCTCGGTTTCGGCCCGTGCATGGACGCCGCGATGTCCGGCCAGACCATCGCCATCCGCAACACCTCCCTCGGCGACCAGGCCTACCCCGGGTTCTCCGAGGTGGCGGCCCGCGCCGGGGTGCGCGCCACGCTGTCCGTGGGCCTGGCCGTCCCAGGCCGCACGGTGGGGGCGCTGAACCTCTACGACACCGGCGGCGAGGGCGTCCTGAGCGAGGAGTCCCGCGAGGTGGCCACGGTCTTCGCCGGGCACGCCGCGATCGCCCTCACCAACGCCCTCGCGGTGGAGAGCACCCGCGAGCTCGCGGAGCAGCTGCAGCGGGCCATGGCCTCGCGAGCGGTGATCGAGCAGGCCAAGGGCGTCGTCGCGGTGCAGCGGAGGGTCACCCCCGAGCAGGCCTTCGCGCTGCTGTCCCGGCGCTCCCAGGACTCCAACCGCAAGCTGGCCGAGCTGGCCGGCGAGGTGGTGGAGGCGGTGTCCCAGGGACGCGACACCGGCTGGTGA
- a CDS encoding response regulator transcription factor, with amino-acid sequence MPAPAARALVVEDDASVRDALVDALRSDGFVVEALADGEGFESAVDAFRPDVALLDVMLPGPRDGFALARALRERSDAGLLFLTARDAVDDRLRGFSTGADDYVVKPYVTAELLARVRALLQRLGRVPSTVQVGDLVLDEASAVATRGGQVLDLTGTEHRLLAYLVAGRGRTLSKTQILTQVWGYEDYDPNLVEVHVSALRRKTEAHGPRLIHTVRGLGYVLRP; translated from the coding sequence GTGCCCGCTCCCGCTGCTCGTGCCCTGGTCGTGGAGGACGACGCCTCCGTCCGCGACGCCCTCGTCGACGCCCTTCGCAGCGACGGCTTCGTGGTGGAGGCCCTCGCCGACGGCGAGGGCTTCGAGAGCGCCGTCGACGCCTTCCGGCCCGACGTCGCCCTGCTGGACGTCATGCTGCCGGGCCCGCGCGACGGGTTCGCGCTGGCGCGCGCGCTGCGCGAGCGCAGCGACGCTGGCCTGCTCTTCCTCACCGCGCGCGACGCCGTGGACGACAGGCTGCGCGGGTTCTCCACCGGCGCCGACGACTACGTGGTCAAGCCGTACGTGACGGCGGAGCTGCTGGCCCGCGTGCGCGCCCTGCTGCAGCGCCTCGGACGGGTCCCGTCCACGGTGCAGGTGGGGGACCTCGTGCTGGACGAGGCCTCGGCGGTGGCCACCCGCGGCGGGCAGGTGCTGGACCTCACGGGCACCGAGCACCGCCTGCTGGCCTACCTCGTGGCCGGCCGGGGCCGCACGCTGAGCAAGACCCAGATCCTGACCCAGGTGTGGGGGTACGAGGACTACGACCCGAACCTCGTCGAGGTGCACGTCAGCGCCCTGCGCCGGAAGACCGAGGCCCACGGTCCGCGTCTGATCCACACCGTGCGCGGCCTCGGCTACGTGCTGCGGCCCTGA
- a CDS encoding sensor histidine kinase → MRALQPLARRERLSTGPASLAGRVRWSVLVLLALLLVALFVVVDVLLVVRLRSDLQTRLTDRAALAQQLDGSLSSQQLLDKLQGDGVLGELCTQDQGCVSTPVAPAPPGSSGTGGGDEGPGTSRGPAGGPPAGPGAAAQVQREGSKLFLVTQLASGAQLTLSVDDSYVGEALTGLVVLEVLGGAAGLVVAWFALGRVVGVALRPLDEMTSVARSIAAGDRGRRLGSGRSDTELGRTALAFDAMIDELESAVATAERSQQQMRAFLSDASHELRTPLAGFQASAENLLRDDPGREDRERALAAMVRESTRASRLVGDLLTAARLEEGVELQRAEVDVVELARQEVERQRLLGTGTTWGVEAAGPLVVSCDAVRVGQVLTNLLDNARRAVAGAGSVVVSVAAREGEAVLEVRDTGPGIPADQRERVFERLVRLDAGRDRRSGGAGLGLAIARAIARAHGGNLVAADPGRSADGKGPGAVLRLTLPLTSV, encoded by the coding sequence ATGCGCGCCCTGCAGCCCCTCGCCCGCCGCGAGCGCCTCAGCACCGGACCTGCCTCCCTGGCCGGCCGGGTCCGCTGGTCGGTGCTCGTGCTGCTGGCGCTGCTGCTGGTGGCGCTGTTCGTCGTCGTCGACGTCCTGCTGGTGGTGCGGCTGCGCTCCGACCTGCAGACGCGCCTGACCGACCGCGCCGCGCTGGCCCAGCAGCTGGACGGCTCGCTGTCCTCGCAGCAGCTGCTGGACAAGCTGCAGGGCGACGGGGTGCTGGGCGAGCTGTGCACCCAGGACCAGGGGTGCGTCAGCACGCCCGTGGCCCCGGCTCCCCCGGGCAGCTCGGGGACCGGTGGAGGCGACGAGGGGCCCGGGACGTCGCGAGGCCCCGCGGGCGGGCCGCCGGCCGGGCCGGGCGCCGCCGCCCAGGTGCAGCGCGAGGGCAGCAAGCTGTTCCTGGTCACCCAGCTGGCCAGCGGCGCCCAGCTGACGCTGTCCGTGGACGACTCCTACGTGGGCGAGGCGCTGACCGGTCTCGTCGTCCTGGAGGTGCTCGGCGGGGCGGCGGGCCTGGTGGTGGCGTGGTTCGCGCTGGGCCGGGTGGTCGGCGTGGCGCTGCGGCCGCTGGACGAGATGACGTCCGTGGCGCGCAGCATCGCTGCCGGTGACCGGGGGCGGCGCCTGGGGTCCGGGCGCTCGGACACCGAGCTGGGGCGCACCGCGCTGGCGTTCGACGCGATGATCGACGAGCTGGAGTCGGCCGTGGCCACCGCGGAGCGGTCCCAGCAGCAGATGCGCGCGTTCCTGTCCGACGCCTCCCACGAGCTGCGCACCCCGCTGGCCGGCTTCCAGGCCAGCGCGGAGAACCTCCTGCGCGACGACCCGGGCCGCGAGGACCGCGAGCGGGCGCTCGCGGCGATGGTGCGGGAGAGCACGCGGGCGTCGCGGCTGGTGGGAGACCTGCTCACCGCGGCCCGGCTGGAGGAGGGCGTCGAGCTGCAGCGCGCCGAGGTCGACGTCGTCGAGCTGGCGCGCCAGGAGGTGGAGCGACAGCGGCTCCTCGGCACCGGGACGACCTGGGGCGTGGAGGCGGCGGGGCCGCTGGTGGTGAGCTGCGACGCGGTGCGGGTGGGCCAGGTGCTCACCAACCTGCTCGACAACGCGCGCCGCGCCGTCGCCGGTGCGGGCTCGGTGGTGGTGTCGGTGGCCGCGCGGGAGGGCGAGGCCGTCCTCGAGGTGCGCGACACCGGTCCGGGCATCCCCGCCGACCAGCGCGAGCGGGTCTTCGAGCGGCTGGTGCGCCTGGACGCGGGCCGCGACCGGCGCTCCGGCGGTGCGGGGCTGGGCCTGGCGATCGCCCGCGCCATCGCCCGCGCTCACGGCGGGAACCTCGTGGCCGCCGACCCCGGCCGCAGCGCCGACGGGAAGGGACCGGGCGCCGTCCTGCGGCTGACACTCCCCCTCACCTCCGTGTGA
- a CDS encoding Gfo/Idh/MocA family protein has protein sequence MFSIAVIGAGQFAGSFTELFRRHPGVSDVHVTDVLPERAEALVAEQGLAGTFASFEDALASDVDAVAIFTQRWTHGPLVVQALRAGKHVYSAVPMAITEDEIAAIVDAVAETGLTYMMGETSHYNPATVYARSHVEKGTFGRVFYAEGDYVHDMDLGFYDAYRYSGGEGWKATASYPPMLYPTHALGGVLGALDTDAAHVVSVSCLGVADTRGDGVFDRDVSMFDNDVSNATALFELSDGGVVRTNEMRRVGYPSHLRESRFRFFGTDASFEQLATVSLFQDKQGVQDVSADLDSEASVSEDDPSLAHVAPELRAAFVSGHAPVHDVARLPQEFAGAPNGHEGSHQLLVDDFVTAVNTRTLPPVNAWVAARYTLPGVVAHESMRRGGERLPVRDLGNPPTA, from the coding sequence GTGTTCTCGATCGCCGTCATCGGCGCCGGCCAGTTCGCCGGCTCCTTCACCGAGCTCTTCCGGCGCCACCCCGGCGTCTCCGACGTCCACGTCACCGACGTGCTGCCCGAGCGGGCGGAGGCGCTGGTGGCCGAGCAGGGCCTCGCCGGCACCTTCGCCTCCTTCGAGGACGCGCTCGCCTCCGACGTCGACGCCGTCGCGATCTTCACCCAGCGCTGGACCCACGGCCCGCTGGTCGTGCAGGCGCTGCGCGCCGGCAAGCACGTCTACTCCGCCGTCCCCATGGCCATCACCGAGGACGAGATCGCCGCCATCGTCGACGCCGTGGCCGAGACAGGCCTCACCTACATGATGGGTGAGACCAGCCACTACAACCCGGCCACCGTCTACGCCCGCTCCCACGTGGAGAAGGGGACCTTCGGCCGGGTGTTCTACGCCGAGGGCGACTACGTCCACGACATGGACCTGGGCTTCTACGACGCCTACCGCTACTCCGGCGGCGAGGGCTGGAAGGCCACCGCCTCCTACCCGCCCATGCTCTACCCCACCCACGCCCTCGGCGGCGTGCTCGGTGCGCTCGACACCGACGCCGCGCACGTGGTGTCGGTGAGCTGCCTCGGTGTGGCCGACACCCGCGGCGACGGCGTCTTCGACAGGGACGTGTCGATGTTCGACAACGACGTCTCCAACGCCACCGCGCTGTTCGAGCTGTCCGACGGCGGCGTGGTGCGCACCAACGAGATGCGCCGCGTGGGCTACCCCTCGCACCTGCGCGAGTCGCGGTTCCGGTTCTTCGGCACGGACGCCAGCTTCGAGCAGCTGGCCACGGTGTCGCTGTTCCAGGACAAGCAGGGCGTGCAGGACGTCTCCGCCGACCTCGACTCCGAGGCCTCGGTCTCCGAGGACGACCCCTCGCTCGCCCACGTGGCGCCCGAGCTGCGGGCGGCGTTCGTGTCGGGGCACGCGCCCGTCCACGACGTCGCGCGCCTGCCGCAGGAGTTCGCCGGGGCGCCGAACGGCCACGAGGGCAGCCACCAGCTCCTCGTCGACGACTTCGTCACCGCGGTGAACACCCGCACGCTGCCGCCGGTCAACGCCTGGGTCGCAGCGCGGTACACCCTGCCCGGCGTGGTCGCGCACGAGTCGATGCGCCGCGGCGGGGAGCGCCTGCCGGTCCGCGACCTCGGGAACCCGCCCACCGCCTGA
- a CDS encoding ABC transporter substrate-binding protein: protein MSTSAPSPRRSRRRPSRLRAGLAAATAALALTVSGCASYGVDQGGDGESGTITYWMWDSAQLPAYQQCATDFHAANPDVDVQIEQFGWDDYWNKLFTGFVAGSAPDVFVDHTSRFGEFAARGLIEPLDSQVASSGLDLGQYVPGSAELWVGPDGKRYGLPKDFDTVGMFYNADMAAKAGLTAEQMNALTWNPTDGGTFEKAVAHLTVDTNGVRGDEPGFDRSKIATYGLGLENSGEAFGQTQWSWFTQTTGWSPIDEAWGTTFHYDDPRFQQAIAWWTGLVDKGYMPPLSLTQGGSLDQQLQAGKYALITNGSWNIANYSKLKGVELAVAKTPVGPEGRKTMTNSLGDSISTTSQNKGAAWKWVRYLASPACQDVVARGGIVFPAIASTTPAAVETLSKTGLDVTAFTDPIADGETFPYPEILQASEVQSIMGTAMDQVVGGQAPASSLTAVNGRVEAVFQ from the coding sequence ATGAGCACCTCCGCACCCAGCCCCCGCCGTTCCCGCCGCCGTCCGAGCCGCCTCCGGGCCGGGCTGGCCGCCGCCACCGCCGCGCTCGCGCTGACCGTGAGCGGCTGCGCCTCCTACGGCGTGGACCAGGGAGGGGACGGGGAGAGCGGCACCATCACCTACTGGATGTGGGACTCCGCCCAGCTGCCCGCCTACCAGCAGTGCGCCACCGACTTCCACGCCGCCAACCCCGACGTCGACGTGCAGATCGAGCAGTTCGGGTGGGACGACTACTGGAACAAGCTCTTCACCGGCTTCGTCGCCGGGTCGGCGCCGGACGTCTTCGTCGACCACACCTCGCGCTTCGGGGAGTTCGCCGCGCGCGGCCTCATCGAGCCCCTGGACTCCCAGGTGGCCTCCTCCGGCCTGGACCTCGGCCAGTACGTGCCGGGCAGCGCCGAGCTCTGGGTCGGCCCGGACGGCAAGCGGTACGGCCTCCCGAAGGACTTCGACACCGTCGGGATGTTCTACAACGCCGACATGGCCGCGAAGGCGGGCCTGACGGCGGAGCAGATGAACGCCCTGACGTGGAACCCCACCGACGGCGGCACCTTCGAGAAGGCCGTCGCCCACCTCACCGTCGACACCAACGGCGTGCGCGGCGACGAGCCCGGCTTCGACAGGTCGAAGATCGCCACCTACGGCCTCGGCCTGGAGAACTCCGGCGAGGCGTTCGGGCAGACGCAGTGGTCGTGGTTCACCCAGACCACCGGGTGGTCTCCGATCGACGAGGCGTGGGGGACGACCTTCCACTACGACGACCCCCGCTTCCAGCAGGCCATCGCGTGGTGGACCGGGCTCGTCGACAAGGGCTACATGCCGCCGCTGTCCCTCACCCAGGGCGGCTCGCTGGACCAGCAGCTGCAGGCCGGCAAGTACGCCCTCATCACCAACGGCTCCTGGAACATCGCCAACTACTCCAAGCTCAAGGGCGTCGAGCTCGCCGTGGCCAAGACCCCCGTGGGCCCCGAGGGCCGCAAGACGATGACCAACTCCCTGGGCGACTCCATCTCCACCACGTCCCAGAACAAGGGCGCGGCGTGGAAGTGGGTGCGCTACCTGGCCAGCCCCGCCTGCCAGGACGTCGTCGCCCGCGGCGGGATCGTCTTCCCCGCCATCGCCTCCACGACGCCCGCCGCCGTCGAGACCCTCTCCAAGACCGGCCTCGACGTCACCGCGTTCACCGACCCCATCGCCGACGGCGAGACGTTCCCCTACCCGGAGATCCTCCAGGCCTCCGAGGTCCAGTCGATCATGGGGACGGCGATGGACCAGGTGGTCGGCGGGCAGGCCCCCGCCTCCTCGCTGACCGCCGTCAACGGACGCGTCGAGGCCGTCTTCCAGTAG